The Sulfurospirillum diekertiae genomic sequence AGCAGCTCGACGTTTGACACCTATTTCTTTCCTAAACTAGCGATCAACGCTTCAATATCTTCATTGCTCACAACATCTTCTGTTGTTGTATCACCATGAATATGTACGGCTGAACTAACACGATTTGTATCATCTTTGGAGCCTTCAAACAACGCACTCATGTATTTTGAAAGCGCACGCATGACGTTGATAACACGTTCAATTTTTTGGCGGTGAATATCTTGGTATTGCATAATATCCATCGTCATCATGATCTCATCTTCAGCCATTTGGGCATTCATTAAAAGATCTTCAACACGTTCTTTCATCCCTTTGTTATCATCCAATGCTTTTTGGAATTGATCAATTTTAGGAAATTTTGATACCAATGTTTCAAAAAGAGTGATATTAGACTCAATGAGTTTAATGACCTCTTTCGCATTATCTTCTGCACTCAGCATAAAGTTATTTACGATTTCAAGTTTGTCAAATACCTGAGTTGCTTTAATTTCAGAGTCTTTGGTCACATCATCCAGTTGATGTACCATTTTGTGATCATCTGTTGGTGGTGGTGGTGGCCAAGACATTGTAGATGATGTTCTATACTCATTCATCATTTGGGTCGTAGCTTTGTCGTGCTCTTCTTGCTCATTTAAAGCATTACTCCCCTCTGTCTCTTCTTCTTGGGCGATGCTTTCCTCTTGGGGTGCAGTTTCGTCCATTTCGTCTAAATCGCCCGCCATCAAAGCATCAAGTTCCTCTTGCGTCATAAGCTTTCTCCTCAAAGTGACAAATTATGGTCTATTATAGTGAACTTTTTATATAATTTAACTTTAAGACCCTGATTGAAGGAGCACTAACAATGTTGATTGATCTTCACAACCATACCCCTTTGTGTAACCATGCGGAAGGGAGTATAGAAGAGTTCGTGCAAGCGGCTCTACTTCAAAAGATAGATGTTTTTGGCTTTTCGGATCATGCTCCCATGGGCTTTGATGAAGACTACAGAATGAGCTTTTCACAAATGGCAAATTATGAGCGTGATGTTTTACATGTAAAAGAAAAGTACCAAGACCAGATCAAAATTCTACTTGCTTATGAAGTAGATTTCTTGCAAGGTTATATTGATGAGCGTGTTCTTCAACGTAATGTTGATTATTTTATAGGCTCCGTGCATTATCTGGGTTCATGGGGCTTTGATAATCCCGAATTTATCGGAGAGTACCGTACTCAAAATATTGATGAAGTATGGGAACGTTATTTTGCTGCCATTACCGACATGGCAAAAAGTGGTTTATTTGATATCGTTGGCCATTTAGATCTCATAAAAGTCTTTAATTATTTGCCAAAAAAAGATGTCAGGATGATTGCAAAAGAGGCCATTAAAGCCATTAAAAAAGCCAATATGGCTATAGAATTGAACGCTGCTGGCTTTCGCAAACCAGTAGGAGAGCAATACCCAAGTCATCCACTGTTAGAGTTGATCGCTGAGCATGATATTCCAATTACTTTTGGTTCAGATGCCCATACAATCGATCATATTGGCTTTTTACAAGATGAACTTAGAGTGATCGCAAAAAATTACGGGTATAAAAAATGTGCAACTTATGAGAGTCGAGATCGAATATTGGTTAATTTTTAAGCACACTTTTCGGCCTTATTTTCAGCTCAATCTGATAAAATTACTGAAATTTAAAATCTTAGGAGTTACAACATGGGTAAATTCGTTAACAGTGTTGAAGAGTTTTTCAAATACACTACTGACAATGAAGTTGAATTTGTCGATTTTCGTTTCACTGATATGAAAGGAACATGGCATCATCTTACATACACTATTGAATCCATTAGTGCAGAATCTTTTACAAATGGTATCCCTTTCGATGGTTCATCCATTGATGCTTGGCAACCAATTAATAAATCTGATATGCTCCTTAAACCTGAGGCTGAAACAGCATTTTTGGATCCATTTACGGCTGATTCTACCGTTGTTGTTTTCTGTGATGTTTTTGATATTTACAAAGGTGAACTCTACGAGAAATGCCCAAGAAGTATTGCTAAAAAAACATTGAAATACCTTGCAGAAACAGGTTTAGGTGATGTAGCTTACTTTGGTCCAGAAAATGAATTTTTCGTATTTGATGATGTCAAAATCAGAGACGACATTAACTGTTCATACTACGAAGTAGACTCTGAAGAAGGTACTTGGAATAGCGCAAAAAGTTTCACTGATGGCTATAACACAGGTCACCGCCCAGGCACAAAAGGTGGATATTTCCCTGTTCAACCCATTGACTCTATGGTAGATTTACGTGCTGAAATGGTACAAACCCTTAAACAAATTGGTCTTGAAGTCTTCGTTGTTCATCATGAAGTTGCTCAGGCACAAGGTGAAATCGGCGTTAAATTTGGCTCTCTTGTTGAAGCAGCCGATAACGTTCAAAAATACAAATACGTTGTTAAAATGGTAGCACACCTTAACGGTAAAACTGCAACCTTTATGCCAAAACCACTTTATGGTGACAATGGTAACGGTATGCACGTTCACCAATCTATTTGGAAAAATGGTAAAAACATGTTCTTTAAAGAGGGTGAATATGCCAACCTTAGCGACATGGCACGTTGGTACATCGGTGGTGTCTTGAAACATGCACGAAGTGTTGCAGCCTTTACAAACCCATCAACCAACTCTTACAAACGTTTGATCCCAGGATTTGAAGCTCCTTCAATTCTTACTTACTCTATGCAAAACCGTTCAGCATCTTGCCGTATTCCTTACGGTGCGGGTGAGAAATCAGTTCGTGTTGAGATGCGTTTCCCTGACTCTACTTCATGCCCATACCTTGCATTTGCTTCTATGCTTCTTGCAGGCATTGATGGTATCAAAACAAAAGCTGAGCCTGTTGGACCAATGGATGAAGACTTATTTGAGCTTACACTCGATGAAATTAGAGAAAAAGGTATTAACCAAATGCCTCATACACTCAGAGGTTCACTTGAAGCGTTAATCCGTGACAATGAGTACCTTAAACCGGTTATGACTCCAGAATTTTTGGATACCTACCAACACTATAAATTTGAAACTCAAGTTTGGCCAGATGAGGCTAGACCTACAGCCTTCGAATTTAAAACAATGTACTCTTGCTAGTCTTTTAAAGATTATCAGGGGAGTGGGGAGTTTTAGAACTTCTCGCTCCCCTTTTTTTATTTCTATACGCTTCCCAAGTTTAGCTTGAAAAGCTACGTTACACTGGGTACTAAAGCTTGCCTCTACGAGGCAGGATGAAACTCTATTTTATTTCGACCCTCTCAAAAAAGCTTCAAAAAGCATAGTGAAGTAGCTCTTCTAAAACTCCTCTCTTAAAACATTAACCCACTATCTTCTTTGAGTTGTTTTACATTATTGGTTTTAGGGAAAGGGGAAACATCAGTAAAGAACTCTGTCGTTCCATCAATTTTACGAGACTCAACACCTTCTGGTATTTTAAACTCTCGCGTTGTCTCTGGATGGAGTTCCACATACTTTGTCATAAAATATTTAAAGGCAGGTGCTGCAGAACGTCCACCTGTTTCACCTTTTTTGAGTGGAGAGTTATTGTCATTTCCAAACCAAGTGATTACTTCAATGTCAGGAGAAAAACCACAGAACCACACATCCACACTGCTATTGGTTGTTCCTGTTTTACCTGCAATTTCAATACCAGGAACTTGTGCATTTCTACCCGTTCCTCGTTTGACAACCTCTTTCATCATATCAATCATCAAATAACTCTGTTTTGGAGAAGTCATTGTTTGTGTTTTGGTTTCATAAATTTTTTCTACCCCTTGACGATTGACAATTTTCCTAACCAACATTGGTTCTGTTCTCACGCCATAATTTGCAAACATTGAATAAAAGCCACTGTACTCTAGTGGAGAAATTCCAAAACTTCCCAGTGCTAAAGAGAGATCCATGGAGAGGTTTTTAAACCCATCTTTTTTGAGTTCTTTATAAACACTATCCAATCCCAAAAGCGATAAAAGGTTGATGGTTGCAAGGTTACGGGAATGAACCAATGCCTCTTTAAGGGTTATTAGCCCTTCAAAATCATTTTCATAGTTTTTAGGTTTCCACTCTTCATCGGTTTCGCTATTGACATACGTACGTGAAATATCGGGAATTT encodes the following:
- a CDS encoding chemotaxis protein — encoded protein: MTQEELDALMAGDLDEMDETAPQEESIAQEEETEGSNALNEQEEHDKATTQMMNEYRTSSTMSWPPPPPTDDHKMVHQLDDVTKDSEIKATQVFDKLEIVNNFMLSAEDNAKEVIKLIESNITLFETLVSKFPKIDQFQKALDDNKGMKERVEDLLMNAQMAEDEIMMTMDIMQYQDIHRQKIERVINVMRALSKYMSALFEGSKDDTNRVSSAVHIHGDTTTEDVVSNEDIEALIASLGKK
- a CDS encoding histidinol-phosphatase, with protein sequence MLIDLHNHTPLCNHAEGSIEEFVQAALLQKIDVFGFSDHAPMGFDEDYRMSFSQMANYERDVLHVKEKYQDQIKILLAYEVDFLQGYIDERVLQRNVDYFIGSVHYLGSWGFDNPEFIGEYRTQNIDEVWERYFAAITDMAKSGLFDIVGHLDLIKVFNYLPKKDVRMIAKEAIKAIKKANMAIELNAAGFRKPVGEQYPSHPLLELIAEHDIPITFGSDAHTIDHIGFLQDELRVIAKNYGYKKCATYESRDRILVNF
- the glnA gene encoding type I glutamate--ammonia ligase; its protein translation is MGKFVNSVEEFFKYTTDNEVEFVDFRFTDMKGTWHHLTYTIESISAESFTNGIPFDGSSIDAWQPINKSDMLLKPEAETAFLDPFTADSTVVVFCDVFDIYKGELYEKCPRSIAKKTLKYLAETGLGDVAYFGPENEFFVFDDVKIRDDINCSYYEVDSEEGTWNSAKSFTDGYNTGHRPGTKGGYFPVQPIDSMVDLRAEMVQTLKQIGLEVFVVHHEVAQAQGEIGVKFGSLVEAADNVQKYKYVVKMVAHLNGKTATFMPKPLYGDNGNGMHVHQSIWKNGKNMFFKEGEYANLSDMARWYIGGVLKHARSVAAFTNPSTNSYKRLIPGFEAPSILTYSMQNRSASCRIPYGAGEKSVRVEMRFPDSTSCPYLAFASMLLAGIDGIKTKAEPVGPMDEDLFELTLDEIREKGINQMPHTLRGSLEALIRDNEYLKPVMTPEFLDTYQHYKFETQVWPDEARPTAFEFKTMYSC